A portion of the Caenorhabditis elegans chromosome III genome contains these proteins:
- the mvk-1 gene encoding GHMP kinase C-terminal domain-containing protein (Confirmed by transcript evidence) — MVEQDHHSLQPTRTASVRSSSLSSYVGGGKRNSSASVISATSEKGENVDTFSKLNDLCRINNQLLIALGVGHPKVDLICTTLARYGIHPKMTGAGGGGSVFAFLKPNTPQTLLDMIDGELRSHGFEVWQPPLGGPGVVEHQTRPELFQTPVSSTQCSTPASKHK; from the exons ATGGTAGAACAGGATCATCACTCCCTTCAG CCAACACGAACAGCATCGGTACGATCATCATCACTTTCATCGTATGTTGGCGGTGGAAAAAGGAATTCGTCGGCTTCTGTAATCTCCGCAACTtcagaaaaaggagaaaatgtGGATACATTCAGCAAGCTTAAT GATCTATGTCGGATAAACAATCAATTGCTCATTGCATTGGGTGTTGGCCATCCAAAAGTTGATCTCATTTGTACGACATTGGCTAGATATGGAATACATCCAAAAATGACGGgtgctggtggtggtggatcAGTTTTTGCGTTCTTGAAGCCAA acaCGCCACAAACTCTTCTCGACATGATTGACGGCGAGCTTCGCAGTCATGGATTTGAAGTTTGGCAGCCACCACTTGGCGGACCCGGAGTTGTTGAACATCAGACACGTCCTGAGCTCTTCCAGACGCCCGTTTCGTCAACACAGTGCTCAACGCCGGCTTCAAAACATAAATGA
- the mvk-1 gene encoding GHMP kinase C-terminal domain-containing protein (Confirmed by transcript evidence), with translation MVVIGGDQALDSPSGSTSRAGSSVSATASPMHRNTTSQHGGLFVSAPGKIILFGEHAVVYGRTAIAGSIDLRTYVSLYTSADGRIYLSLPDLGVEKTWMLKDLLKAADRLAAEYPIEEDQPPSLEILVPIARKLSGSCEDQCGVQHLAILAFWYLLLGVAHRKRDLLAVKATVRFKLPSCVGLGSSGAYCVCIATSLLQTAGLIPPPSIVADEQGNLTWEEDHLDIIRKWATAAESLIHGRASGLDAAVCTFGSHYRDYGYQSFTHLGYVGCFGGVASFKPGHRIEHLKNLPDLRVILVNSKVERNTARMVQTVKERLKKFPEVVDAMFGSIDAISLDAAKILHRPLLEENGGGDTGSTVQENGLGPFGGNMVEQDHHSLQPTRTASVRSSSLSSYVGGGKRNSSASVISATSEKGENVDTFSKLNDLCRINNQLLIALGVGHPKVDLICTTLARYGIHPKMTGAGGGGSVFAFLKPNTPQTLLDMIDGELRSHGFEVWQPPLGGPGVVEHQTRPELFQTPVSSTQCSTPASKHK, from the exons ATGGTCGTCATAGGAGGTGATCaag ccctGGACTCACCGTCGGGAAGCACATCTCGCGCCGGCTCGTCGGTGTCGGCTACCGCGAGTCCGATGCATCGGAACACGACATCACAACATGGTGGACTGTTCGTTTCGGCTCccggaaaaattattttgttcgGAGAGCACGCCGTCGTGTATGGAAGG ACCGCAATCGCCGGATCGATTGATCTTCGCACCTACGTTTCGCTGTACACATCGGCAGACGGACGCATTTATTTGAGTCTTCCAGACCTTGGCGTCGAAAAGACATGGATGCTGAAAGATTTGTTGAAAGCGGCGGATCGTCTTGCCGCAGAATATCCGATCGAGGAAGATCAACCACCATCACTTGAGATTCTGGTACCGATCGCCAGAAAATTGTCGGGTTCGTGTGAGGATCAGTGTGGTGTTCAACATCTCGCAATTCTCGCATTTTGGTATTTGTTGCTCGGAGTTGCACATCGCAAGAG AGATTTGCTCGCAGTCAAGGCCACAGTCCGATTCAAGCTTCCAAGCTGTGTTGGATTAGGATCATCTGGAGCATATTGTGTATGCATCGCTACATCACTTCTTCAAACTGCTGGTCTCATTCCACCACCAAGTATTGTC GCCGACGAGCAAGGCAATTTAACATGGGAAGAAGATCATTTGGACATTATTCGAAAGTGGGCAACTGCCGCCGAATCTCTTATTCACGGACGTGCATCGGGTTTAGACGCGGCTGTCTGCACTTTTG GCAGCCACTATCGTGACTACGGATATCAGAGTTTTACGCATCTCGGTTACGTGGGATGCTTTG GAGGAGTTGCCAGCTTCAAGCCGGGACACAGAATTGAGCATCTTAAAAA tttaccCGATCTTCGTGTTATTCTTGTAAATTCGAAAGTTGAAAGGAATACGGCAAGAATGGTACAAACAGTGAAAGAACGATTAAAGAAGTTCCCAGAAGTTGTTGATGCAATGTTTGGATCAATTGATGCTATTTCACTTGATGCTGCAAAGATTCTACATCGTCCGTTGCTTGAGGAGAATGGTGGTGGAGATACTGGATCTACAGTACAG GAAAATGGCCTAGGACCATTTGGTGGAAATATGGTAGAACAGGATCATCACTCCCTTCAG CCAACACGAACAGCATCGGTACGATCATCATCACTTTCATCGTATGTTGGCGGTGGAAAAAGGAATTCGTCGGCTTCTGTAATCTCCGCAACTtcagaaaaaggagaaaatgtGGATACATTCAGCAAGCTTAAT GATCTATGTCGGATAAACAATCAATTGCTCATTGCATTGGGTGTTGGCCATCCAAAAGTTGATCTCATTTGTACGACATTGGCTAGATATGGAATACATCCAAAAATGACGGgtgctggtggtggtggatcAGTTTTTGCGTTCTTGAAGCCAA acaCGCCACAAACTCTTCTCGACATGATTGACGGCGAGCTTCGCAGTCATGGATTTGAAGTTTGGCAGCCACCACTTGGCGGACCCGGAGTTGTTGAACATCAGACACGTCCTGAGCTCTTCCAGACGCCCGTTTCGTCAACACAGTGCTCAACGCCGGCTTCAAAACATAAATGA
- the mvk-1 gene encoding GHMP kinase C-terminal domain-containing protein (Confirmed by transcript evidence), translated as MVVIGGDQALDSPSGSTSRAGSSVSATASPMHRNTTSQHGGLFVSAPGKIILFGEHAVVYGRTAIAGSIDLRTYVSLYTSADGRIYLSLPDLGVEKTWMLKDLLKAADRLAAEYPIEEDQPPSLEILVPIARKLSGSCEDQCGVQHLAILAFWYLLLGVAHRKSGLSRLARGLPAPPLPEGLHRTNLSVIGATSAQPEKSEAEIALSLPVPPLTPLPSPGAQSTAPPVFPTSTPTPTSTPTPLLPGNLRADSPAVQQDLLAVKATVRFKLPSCVGLGSSGAYCVCIATSLLQTAGLIPPPSIVADEQGNLTWEEDHLDIIRKWATAAESLIHGRASGLDAAVCTFGSHYRDYGYQSFTHLGYVGCFGGVASFKPGHRIEHLKNLPDLRVILVNSKVERNTARMVQTVKERLKKFPEVVDAMFGSIDAISLDAAKILHRPLLEENGGGDTGSTVQENGLGPFGGNMVEQDHHSLQPTRTASVRSSSLSSYVGGGKRNSSASVISATSEKGENVDTFSKLNDLCRINNQLLIALGVGHPKVDLICTTLARYGIHPKMTGAGGGGSVFAFLKPNTPQTLLDMIDGELRSHGFEVWQPPLGGPGVVEHQTRPELFQTPVSSTQCSTPASKHK; from the exons ATGGTCGTCATAGGAGGTGATCaag ccctGGACTCACCGTCGGGAAGCACATCTCGCGCCGGCTCGTCGGTGTCGGCTACCGCGAGTCCGATGCATCGGAACACGACATCACAACATGGTGGACTGTTCGTTTCGGCTCccggaaaaattattttgttcgGAGAGCACGCCGTCGTGTATGGAAGG ACCGCAATCGCCGGATCGATTGATCTTCGCACCTACGTTTCGCTGTACACATCGGCAGACGGACGCATTTATTTGAGTCTTCCAGACCTTGGCGTCGAAAAGACATGGATGCTGAAAGATTTGTTGAAAGCGGCGGATCGTCTTGCCGCAGAATATCCGATCGAGGAAGATCAACCACCATCACTTGAGATTCTGGTACCGATCGCCAGAAAATTGTCGGGTTCGTGTGAGGATCAGTGTGGTGTTCAACATCTCGCAATTCTCGCATTTTGGTATTTGTTGCTCGGAGTTGCACATCGCAAGAG TGGACTCTCACGTCTGGCTCGTGGTCTTCCTGCTCCACCACTACCCGAAGGTCTTCATCGAACAAATCTCTCAGTGATCGGAGCCACTTCTGCGCAGCCTGAAAAATCTGAGGCCGAGATTGCGTTGAGCCTTCCGGTACCACCGCTGACTCCACTACCATCACCAGGAGCTCAATCGACTGCTCCACCAGTGTTCCCAACGAGCACACCAACTCCAACATCGACACCAACACCATTGTTGCCTGGAAACCTGAGAGCCGATAGTCCAGCTGTTCAACA AGATTTGCTCGCAGTCAAGGCCACAGTCCGATTCAAGCTTCCAAGCTGTGTTGGATTAGGATCATCTGGAGCATATTGTGTATGCATCGCTACATCACTTCTTCAAACTGCTGGTCTCATTCCACCACCAAGTATTGTC GCCGACGAGCAAGGCAATTTAACATGGGAAGAAGATCATTTGGACATTATTCGAAAGTGGGCAACTGCCGCCGAATCTCTTATTCACGGACGTGCATCGGGTTTAGACGCGGCTGTCTGCACTTTTG GCAGCCACTATCGTGACTACGGATATCAGAGTTTTACGCATCTCGGTTACGTGGGATGCTTTG GAGGAGTTGCCAGCTTCAAGCCGGGACACAGAATTGAGCATCTTAAAAA tttaccCGATCTTCGTGTTATTCTTGTAAATTCGAAAGTTGAAAGGAATACGGCAAGAATGGTACAAACAGTGAAAGAACGATTAAAGAAGTTCCCAGAAGTTGTTGATGCAATGTTTGGATCAATTGATGCTATTTCACTTGATGCTGCAAAGATTCTACATCGTCCGTTGCTTGAGGAGAATGGTGGTGGAGATACTGGATCTACAGTACAG GAAAATGGCCTAGGACCATTTGGTGGAAATATGGTAGAACAGGATCATCACTCCCTTCAG CCAACACGAACAGCATCGGTACGATCATCATCACTTTCATCGTATGTTGGCGGTGGAAAAAGGAATTCGTCGGCTTCTGTAATCTCCGCAACTtcagaaaaaggagaaaatgtGGATACATTCAGCAAGCTTAAT GATCTATGTCGGATAAACAATCAATTGCTCATTGCATTGGGTGTTGGCCATCCAAAAGTTGATCTCATTTGTACGACATTGGCTAGATATGGAATACATCCAAAAATGACGGgtgctggtggtggtggatcAGTTTTTGCGTTCTTGAAGCCAA acaCGCCACAAACTCTTCTCGACATGATTGACGGCGAGCTTCGCAGTCATGGATTTGAAGTTTGGCAGCCACCACTTGGCGGACCCGGAGTTGTTGAACATCAGACACGTCCTGAGCTCTTCCAGACGCCCGTTTCGTCAACACAGTGCTCAACGCCGGCTTCAAAACATAAATGA
- the mvk-1 gene encoding GHMP kinase C-terminal domain-containing protein (Confirmed by transcript evidence) has protein sequence MPVAAPEEHEKVVTVCGELVRSLDANGKEMVIRREVSVTETRESRDTSLKVEIPSEQEIELPVIVHDKPKLIKQEVSVVEPLELQESVESTELSVTSKESTEQLPSKDSLDSPSGSTSRAGSSVSATASPMHRNTTSQHGGLFVSAPGKIILFGEHAVVYGRTAIAGSIDLRTYVSLYTSADGRIYLSLPDLGVEKTWMLKDLLKAADRLAAEYPIEEDQPPSLEILVPIARKLSGSCEDQCGVQHLAILAFWYLLLGVAHRKRDLLAVKATVRFKLPSCVGLGSSGAYCVCIATSLLQTAGLIPPPSIVADEQGNLTWEEDHLDIIRKWATAAESLIHGRASGLDAAVCTFGGVASFKPGHRIEHLKNLPDLRVILVNSKVERNTARMVQTVKERLKKFPEVVDAMFGSIDAISLDAAKILHRPLLEENGGGDTGSTVQENGLGPFGGNMVEQDHHSLQPTRTASVRSSSLSSYVGGGKRNSSASVISATSEKGENVDTFSKLNDLCRINNQLLIALGVGHPKVDLICTTLARYGIHPKMTGAGGGGSVFAFLKPNTPQTLLDMIDGELRSHGFEVWQPPLGGPGVVEHQTRPELFQTPVSSTQCSTPASKHK, from the exons ATGCCAGTGGCTGCTCCAGAAGAGCACGAAAAAGTGGTCACAGTTTGTGGTGAGCTCGTGAGATCTTTGGATGCCAACGGAAAAGAGATGGTCATTCGTCGAGAGGTATCTGTGACAGAGACTCGTGAGAGCAGGGATACCAGTCTCAAAGTGGAGATACCATCAGAACAAGAGATCGAGCTACCGGTGATCGTACATGATAAACCAAAATTGATCAAGCAAGAAGTTTCTGTTGTGGAGCCTCTCGAACTTCAGGAATCCGTGGAATCAACTGAGTTATCTGTGACGTCCAAGGAAAGCACAGAACAACTGCCAAGCAAGGACT ccctGGACTCACCGTCGGGAAGCACATCTCGCGCCGGCTCGTCGGTGTCGGCTACCGCGAGTCCGATGCATCGGAACACGACATCACAACATGGTGGACTGTTCGTTTCGGCTCccggaaaaattattttgttcgGAGAGCACGCCGTCGTGTATGGAAGG ACCGCAATCGCCGGATCGATTGATCTTCGCACCTACGTTTCGCTGTACACATCGGCAGACGGACGCATTTATTTGAGTCTTCCAGACCTTGGCGTCGAAAAGACATGGATGCTGAAAGATTTGTTGAAAGCGGCGGATCGTCTTGCCGCAGAATATCCGATCGAGGAAGATCAACCACCATCACTTGAGATTCTGGTACCGATCGCCAGAAAATTGTCGGGTTCGTGTGAGGATCAGTGTGGTGTTCAACATCTCGCAATTCTCGCATTTTGGTATTTGTTGCTCGGAGTTGCACATCGCAAGAG AGATTTGCTCGCAGTCAAGGCCACAGTCCGATTCAAGCTTCCAAGCTGTGTTGGATTAGGATCATCTGGAGCATATTGTGTATGCATCGCTACATCACTTCTTCAAACTGCTGGTCTCATTCCACCACCAAGTATTGTC GCCGACGAGCAAGGCAATTTAACATGGGAAGAAGATCATTTGGACATTATTCGAAAGTGGGCAACTGCCGCCGAATCTCTTATTCACGGACGTGCATCGGGTTTAGACGCGGCTGTCTGCACTTTTG GAGGAGTTGCCAGCTTCAAGCCGGGACACAGAATTGAGCATCTTAAAAA tttaccCGATCTTCGTGTTATTCTTGTAAATTCGAAAGTTGAAAGGAATACGGCAAGAATGGTACAAACAGTGAAAGAACGATTAAAGAAGTTCCCAGAAGTTGTTGATGCAATGTTTGGATCAATTGATGCTATTTCACTTGATGCTGCAAAGATTCTACATCGTCCGTTGCTTGAGGAGAATGGTGGTGGAGATACTGGATCTACAGTACAG GAAAATGGCCTAGGACCATTTGGTGGAAATATGGTAGAACAGGATCATCACTCCCTTCAG CCAACACGAACAGCATCGGTACGATCATCATCACTTTCATCGTATGTTGGCGGTGGAAAAAGGAATTCGTCGGCTTCTGTAATCTCCGCAACTtcagaaaaaggagaaaatgtGGATACATTCAGCAAGCTTAAT GATCTATGTCGGATAAACAATCAATTGCTCATTGCATTGGGTGTTGGCCATCCAAAAGTTGATCTCATTTGTACGACATTGGCTAGATATGGAATACATCCAAAAATGACGGgtgctggtggtggtggatcAGTTTTTGCGTTCTTGAAGCCAA acaCGCCACAAACTCTTCTCGACATGATTGACGGCGAGCTTCGCAGTCATGGATTTGAAGTTTGGCAGCCACCACTTGGCGGACCCGGAGTTGTTGAACATCAGACACGTCCTGAGCTCTTCCAGACGCCCGTTTCGTCAACACAGTGCTCAACGCCGGCTTCAAAACATAAATGA
- the mvk-1 gene encoding GHMP kinase C-terminal domain-containing protein (Confirmed by transcript evidence), which translates to MVVIGGDQALDSPSGSTSRAGSSVSATASPMHRNTTSQHGGLFVSAPGKIILFGEHAVVYGRTAIAGSIDLRTYVSLYTSADGRIYLSLPDLGVEKTWMLKDLLKAADRLAAEYPIEEDQPPSLEILVPIARKLSGSCEDQCGVQHLAILAFWYLLLGVAHRKRDLLAVKATVRFKLPSCVGLGSSGAYCVCIATSLLQTAGLIPPPSIVADEQGNLTWEEDHLDIIRKWATAAESLIHGRASGLDAAVCTFGGVASFKPGHRIEHLKNLPDLRVILVNSKVERNTARMVQTVKERLKKFPEVVDAMFGSIDAISLDAAKILHRPLLEENGGGDTGSTVQENGLGPFGGNMVEQDHHSLQPTRTASVRSSSLSSYVGGGKRNSSASVISATSEKGENVDTFSKLNDLCRINNQLLIALGVGHPKVDLICTTLARYGIHPKMTGAGGGGSVFAFLKPNTPQTLLDMIDGELRSHGFEVWQPPLGGPGVVEHQTRPELFQTPVSSTQCSTPASKHK; encoded by the exons ATGGTCGTCATAGGAGGTGATCaag ccctGGACTCACCGTCGGGAAGCACATCTCGCGCCGGCTCGTCGGTGTCGGCTACCGCGAGTCCGATGCATCGGAACACGACATCACAACATGGTGGACTGTTCGTTTCGGCTCccggaaaaattattttgttcgGAGAGCACGCCGTCGTGTATGGAAGG ACCGCAATCGCCGGATCGATTGATCTTCGCACCTACGTTTCGCTGTACACATCGGCAGACGGACGCATTTATTTGAGTCTTCCAGACCTTGGCGTCGAAAAGACATGGATGCTGAAAGATTTGTTGAAAGCGGCGGATCGTCTTGCCGCAGAATATCCGATCGAGGAAGATCAACCACCATCACTTGAGATTCTGGTACCGATCGCCAGAAAATTGTCGGGTTCGTGTGAGGATCAGTGTGGTGTTCAACATCTCGCAATTCTCGCATTTTGGTATTTGTTGCTCGGAGTTGCACATCGCAAGAG AGATTTGCTCGCAGTCAAGGCCACAGTCCGATTCAAGCTTCCAAGCTGTGTTGGATTAGGATCATCTGGAGCATATTGTGTATGCATCGCTACATCACTTCTTCAAACTGCTGGTCTCATTCCACCACCAAGTATTGTC GCCGACGAGCAAGGCAATTTAACATGGGAAGAAGATCATTTGGACATTATTCGAAAGTGGGCAACTGCCGCCGAATCTCTTATTCACGGACGTGCATCGGGTTTAGACGCGGCTGTCTGCACTTTTG GAGGAGTTGCCAGCTTCAAGCCGGGACACAGAATTGAGCATCTTAAAAA tttaccCGATCTTCGTGTTATTCTTGTAAATTCGAAAGTTGAAAGGAATACGGCAAGAATGGTACAAACAGTGAAAGAACGATTAAAGAAGTTCCCAGAAGTTGTTGATGCAATGTTTGGATCAATTGATGCTATTTCACTTGATGCTGCAAAGATTCTACATCGTCCGTTGCTTGAGGAGAATGGTGGTGGAGATACTGGATCTACAGTACAG GAAAATGGCCTAGGACCATTTGGTGGAAATATGGTAGAACAGGATCATCACTCCCTTCAG CCAACACGAACAGCATCGGTACGATCATCATCACTTTCATCGTATGTTGGCGGTGGAAAAAGGAATTCGTCGGCTTCTGTAATCTCCGCAACTtcagaaaaaggagaaaatgtGGATACATTCAGCAAGCTTAAT GATCTATGTCGGATAAACAATCAATTGCTCATTGCATTGGGTGTTGGCCATCCAAAAGTTGATCTCATTTGTACGACATTGGCTAGATATGGAATACATCCAAAAATGACGGgtgctggtggtggtggatcAGTTTTTGCGTTCTTGAAGCCAA acaCGCCACAAACTCTTCTCGACATGATTGACGGCGAGCTTCGCAGTCATGGATTTGAAGTTTGGCAGCCACCACTTGGCGGACCCGGAGTTGTTGAACATCAGACACGTCCTGAGCTCTTCCAGACGCCCGTTTCGTCAACACAGTGCTCAACGCCGGCTTCAAAACATAAATGA
- the mvk-1 gene encoding GHMP kinase C-terminal domain-containing protein (Confirmed by transcript evidence) — translation MHRNTTSQHGGLFVSAPGKIILFGEHAVVYGRTAIAGSIDLRTYVSLYTSADGRIYLSLPDLGVEKTWMLKDLLKAADRLAAEYPIEEDQPPSLEILVPIARKLSGSCEDQCGVQHLAILAFWYLLLGVAHRKSGLSRLARGLPAPPLPEGLHRTNLSVIGATSAQPEKSEAEIALSLPVPPLTPLPSPGAQSTAPPVFPTSTPTPTSTPTPLLPGNLRADSPAVQQDLLAVKATVRFKLPSCVGLGSSGAYCVCIATSLLQTAGLIPPPSIVADEQGNLTWEEDHLDIIRKWATAAESLIHGRASGLDAAVCTFGGVASFKPGHRIEHLKNLPDLRVILVNSKVERNTARMVQTVKERLKKFPEVVDAMFGSIDAISLDAAKILHRPLLEENGGGDTGSTVQENGLGPFGGNMVEQDHHSLQPTRTASVRSSSLSSYVGGGKRNSSASVISATSEKGENVDTFSKLNDLCRINNQLLIALGVGHPKVDLICTTLARYGIHPKMTGAGGGGSVFAFLKPNTPQTLLDMIDGELRSHGFEVWQPPLGGPGVVEHQTRPELFQTPVSSTQCSTPASKHK, via the exons ATGCATCGGAACACGACATCACAACATGGTGGACTGTTCGTTTCGGCTCccggaaaaattattttgttcgGAGAGCACGCCGTCGTGTATGGAAGG ACCGCAATCGCCGGATCGATTGATCTTCGCACCTACGTTTCGCTGTACACATCGGCAGACGGACGCATTTATTTGAGTCTTCCAGACCTTGGCGTCGAAAAGACATGGATGCTGAAAGATTTGTTGAAAGCGGCGGATCGTCTTGCCGCAGAATATCCGATCGAGGAAGATCAACCACCATCACTTGAGATTCTGGTACCGATCGCCAGAAAATTGTCGGGTTCGTGTGAGGATCAGTGTGGTGTTCAACATCTCGCAATTCTCGCATTTTGGTATTTGTTGCTCGGAGTTGCACATCGCAAGAG TGGACTCTCACGTCTGGCTCGTGGTCTTCCTGCTCCACCACTACCCGAAGGTCTTCATCGAACAAATCTCTCAGTGATCGGAGCCACTTCTGCGCAGCCTGAAAAATCTGAGGCCGAGATTGCGTTGAGCCTTCCGGTACCACCGCTGACTCCACTACCATCACCAGGAGCTCAATCGACTGCTCCACCAGTGTTCCCAACGAGCACACCAACTCCAACATCGACACCAACACCATTGTTGCCTGGAAACCTGAGAGCCGATAGTCCAGCTGTTCAACA AGATTTGCTCGCAGTCAAGGCCACAGTCCGATTCAAGCTTCCAAGCTGTGTTGGATTAGGATCATCTGGAGCATATTGTGTATGCATCGCTACATCACTTCTTCAAACTGCTGGTCTCATTCCACCACCAAGTATTGTC GCCGACGAGCAAGGCAATTTAACATGGGAAGAAGATCATTTGGACATTATTCGAAAGTGGGCAACTGCCGCCGAATCTCTTATTCACGGACGTGCATCGGGTTTAGACGCGGCTGTCTGCACTTTTG GAGGAGTTGCCAGCTTCAAGCCGGGACACAGAATTGAGCATCTTAAAAA tttaccCGATCTTCGTGTTATTCTTGTAAATTCGAAAGTTGAAAGGAATACGGCAAGAATGGTACAAACAGTGAAAGAACGATTAAAGAAGTTCCCAGAAGTTGTTGATGCAATGTTTGGATCAATTGATGCTATTTCACTTGATGCTGCAAAGATTCTACATCGTCCGTTGCTTGAGGAGAATGGTGGTGGAGATACTGGATCTACAGTACAG GAAAATGGCCTAGGACCATTTGGTGGAAATATGGTAGAACAGGATCATCACTCCCTTCAG CCAACACGAACAGCATCGGTACGATCATCATCACTTTCATCGTATGTTGGCGGTGGAAAAAGGAATTCGTCGGCTTCTGTAATCTCCGCAACTtcagaaaaaggagaaaatgtGGATACATTCAGCAAGCTTAAT GATCTATGTCGGATAAACAATCAATTGCTCATTGCATTGGGTGTTGGCCATCCAAAAGTTGATCTCATTTGTACGACATTGGCTAGATATGGAATACATCCAAAAATGACGGgtgctggtggtggtggatcAGTTTTTGCGTTCTTGAAGCCAA acaCGCCACAAACTCTTCTCGACATGATTGACGGCGAGCTTCGCAGTCATGGATTTGAAGTTTGGCAGCCACCACTTGGCGGACCCGGAGTTGTTGAACATCAGACACGTCCTGAGCTCTTCCAGACGCCCGTTTCGTCAACACAGTGCTCAACGCCGGCTTCAAAACATAAATGA
- the mvk-1 gene encoding GHMP kinase C-terminal domain-containing protein (Confirmed by transcript evidence): MTGAGGGGSVFAFLKPNTPQTLLDMIDGELRSHGFEVWQPPLGGPGVVEHQTRPELFQTPVSSTQCSTPASKHK; the protein is encoded by the exons ATGACGGgtgctggtggtggtggatcAGTTTTTGCGTTCTTGAAGCCAA acaCGCCACAAACTCTTCTCGACATGATTGACGGCGAGCTTCGCAGTCATGGATTTGAAGTTTGGCAGCCACCACTTGGCGGACCCGGAGTTGTTGAACATCAGACACGTCCTGAGCTCTTCCAGACGCCCGTTTCGTCAACACAGTGCTCAACGCCGGCTTCAAAACATAAATGA